The following coding sequences lie in one Anticarsia gemmatalis isolate Benzon Research Colony breed Stoneville strain chromosome 16, ilAntGemm2 primary, whole genome shotgun sequence genomic window:
- the LOC142979553 gene encoding transcription factor hamlet-like: protein MSACAAAAMREKHAAPRRLASPPVSPHERHPSPLSSPRADEPLDLRVTHKRPHRLEDENCNLIVPSPPPHPTHPAHPAHPALLQFCRRLPLALPASFGRYPFLPAAAATLLAPGAPRAPPVPQNPGAPRARDRYTCSYCGKAFPRSANLTRHLRTHTGEQPYRCKYCERSFSISSNLQRHVRNIHNKERPFRCRHCDRCFGQQTNLDRHLKKHEAENGDDSRRRSPDETYFEEIRSFMGRVAPGRRAAAATASAADHT from the coding sequence ATGAGCGCGTGCGCGGCGGCCGCCATGCGCGAAAAGCAcgcggcgccgcgccgcctcGCCTCCCCGCCGGTGTCGCCTCACGAGCGCCACCCCAGCCCGCTCAGCTCGCCGCGCGCCGACGAGCCCCTAGATCTCCGAGTTACTCATAAGCGTCCGCATAGACTAGAAGACGAAAACTGCAATTTGATCGTGCCGTCACCACCGCCGCATCCCACGCATCCTGCTCACCCCGCGCATCCAGCGCTACTACAGTTCTGTCGGCGATTACCTCTAGCTCTGCCTGCATCGTTCGGCCGGTATCCATTCCTGCCTGCGGCGGCAGCCACCCTGTTAGCCCCGGGGGCACCGCGAGCACCGCCCGTGCCTCAGAACCCCGGAGCACCACGAGCTCGAGACCGGTACACATGCTCCTACTGCGGCAAAGCCTTCCCTCGGAGTGCAAATCTAACGCGACACTTAAGAACGCATACGGGAGAGCAACCTTACCGCTGTAAATACTGCGAACGCTCCTTCTCTATATCGTCGAATCTGCAGCGACATGTGAGAAACATTCATAACAAAGAGCGACCGTTCCGGTGTCGTCACTGTGACCGCTGCTTCGGCCAGCAGACGAATCTCGATAGACACCTTAAGAAGCACGAGGCGGAGAATGGAGACGACAGCCGCCGAAGGTCTCCGGATGAGACGTACTTTGAAGAGATCAGGTCGTTCATGGGGCGCGTGGCGCCGGGACgacgcgccgccgccgccaccgcaaGCGCCGCGGACCACACCTGA